From the Fusobacterium ulcerans ATCC 49185 genome, the window AACAGTGCCAGTGCTTATGAAAATGATAGAGTTAAATCCTAATATAAAGATGAGTATAATAACAGAAGGAAGAGGATTTAAATTCCTAAGAGAGAAATTAGGAATACCAGAAGAGAAATATGTAGTACCTACTTTAGCTATACTTGATGAGAATTTTAATTTTGCTGCTAGATATATAGGAAGACCAAGTAAATATAGGAATATAGGATTTGAAAATGTAAGCAGTGAATATTTTAAAGGACATCGTTCTGATGATATTGTAGAAGAAATATTGGATAGAATGGGTTACTAAAAATTAAATATTGAAAATGGAGAAGGAATCTTAAATAATTAGGGTTCCTTTTTTTATGCCTAAAAATAAATTTAAAGTGTATATAAAAATAAGAAATGGTATATTTCTAGAAAAATAAAAAATTTTAAAAGAGAAAATATATAGTCTTTTTTTGATGAAAGACAATAAGAGAATAAATCTCATATAAATCAAGATATTTTAATTAATGTAATTAAGTTAAATAAAAGAAAAGAATAAAGAATATATGAAAAAGTAGCTATGTGAATTAAAAACTATTATATAAAGAAAAAATAAAAATAAGAAAGAAAAAGATAAGAAAAGAGAAATATAAAAAAACAAATAAAGTATGATGAAATATATAAAAAACAGATAATTGAAATATAAAAAAAGAAAAAAATTATATCAGAGGGGAAAAGTAAAAAAGTTCTAAAATAGAGAGGTAAAAAATGACTCCTTAAAAAATAAGGGTTCAAGTGATGTGAAAGTTCGCCTTATTACAATAAAGCGCCCTGTAGAAATCTCTTCAAGAAAATTTCTTTTGAAACTTTTTAGAATTATAGAATAGTATAGTGAAATAATACTACTAAAATAGAATATTGTCAATACCAAAAAAAGTCATA encodes:
- a CDS encoding thioredoxin family protein; amino-acid sequence: MEYKELFETGMTFDTFFNIASASEKEKIKEIASVVKITDEYIERIKKIDKKYNFLLSAESWCPYVRATVPVLMKMIELNPNIKMSIITEGRGFKFLREKLGIPEEKYVVPTLAILDENFNFAARYIGRPSKYRNIGFENVSSEYFKGHRSDDIVEEILDRMGY